The DNA region CCTTAGGAGGCTTAAAACAACTTAGATTAAATCCCTTATAAGCTAGTAACCCTACGCCATAAATCTTATTAATTTCCATAAATAATTGCTGGCACctaagaaaacaaaaggacGGAAATGTAAAATTAAGCATAAACACCTACGGCTCTTGTGAAGAAGATCGTTTCAAAGATAATCTACTTTCGGCTTTGGCAAGTTAACAGAATTTTAATCAGCTAAATAATCTCTATAAATTCAGTTCCTTTTCCAATTTATTACACCCTGGCAGCACAGCCTAGTCCCAAGCCAATCCTGATACCGATCTCGTTGACTATTCCCTCGGTGTGCCCTGCGTCGATTTTGAAGACAGAGGCGTCTGTGGATCGGCTACTGGTCTTGGCACAACGATAACCAAATGATGCTGGGGTCagccaaatcaaaaaaaaaacgaaacaaaaacccaagaaaaaaaatcaaaaaaggcTCGAAGCAGGGTccataaaaaagaaagaaaagaaaaaaaccgATATCCTGTCCCCGGCTGGAGCTCCTCCATCTTAAAGTTGCCCTAGGGCAAGGCACTCATTTACCTGATCCGAAGCAATTATGTGCCCATAGCTTACCTTGACCATTGTGCACACGATTTTCTAGCCGAGTGGCCAGGGAGAAGCACGGAAACAACAAATCGAGGAGAACAAAGCGAAATCAGGATGGATGCGGGATGAATGATGACTCGATCCGatcccttttattttttggttttcttttcggGTCCCTACCCCCGGCTCTATGCCCATTTGTTTTCTTCTAAGTCTGAGCGACATTGTCGTAACTCGATTAGATACGCTCAGATAAGACTCtactaaatattttctgttACCTTCGCTTATTGTCCGCACACGTGTTTGAGTTCCAACCAAATGCCATATAGGCTTTATGTATGGCCCATCGGTAGCCCCGGCTTTGGACTgcttctttctttctttctagttcttctgcttctgcttaATTCTTCTTGTTTTGGCCTTGGCATTGTTTTCGCTTTCTTTTGTCCGACGATCGTGTATGTGCATCCGTGGGGCGATCGAATAGTTGCAGGGGTCAGAAGGAGGTGCTATTGCGTTTCTAGCGTTTCCGTTCTAGACCGCAAATATATGGCAACTGTTTAGGCATGGGAGTGTCTCAGCAATTTGCATGTGATTCACCGGATAGTGGGAGAAAAAGTCGTGATCATTCAATTTTagctatataatttattatttatttagttatcACATGAACTGCGCGTCCTCATCTAAagctttgtgtgtgtatggtgTTTACTTATAACTAGTTGGGGAGTACACTGGGGTAAATCCAGTGACTCGGAAGACTTTTACTTTCTATCATCTCTCCTTCATTCTTTTCTGTTGTGGTGTGAAGTAATCCTTTCTACCATGGACGCCAGACGTTCTCCTCGTCCTCGCTGTCGTCCTCCATCTTGGTCACATCGATGGTGGTCAACAGGGAATGGCTGGTCGAACTGGTATTGGAGTTGGGACTGCCGGCGTAGCTGGAGATTGGCGAAATGGGCACGGAGTAGGCATCCCGATTGGCAATGTGCACGGAGAGTGGAGCGGTCACGGGCAAGGCTTCCTTTTCTGCTGGCTGGATCTGGTTGAGGCGCTGTCCCAGGTGGGTCATTAGCTGAGTGCCCAGGCTGACATTCATGCCGGGCAGTTGGGAGAGTGAACGGGAGACCTCATTGACGGCATGGATGTAGCCGGAACGGAATCCCTCCGCCGGAGTCAAGCTCTCATCGCCGGAAGCCCGCTTGTGCTTTCGCTGCTGCTTCATTTTTTGCAAGTGGGTGACGGTCAGTTCCAGGATATCGGCTTTCTCCAACCGGGTGACGTGCTCGCCCTCGGACTCCAAGGTGGCAACCATAAGATCCTTCAGCTCGTCCAGGCACTTGTTGATCCTGGCACGACGCTTCCTCTCCAGCATGGGCTTCATCACCTTGCGGTACTGATAGGTCTTGGACATCTCGGACATTTGTAGCGAAgacattttgtgtgtgtgtttctttttgtgcTTCTCGTGTTTTTTGGTGTAAGCTGAGTTCTTTGAGCTCTTGCTGCTGTGACGGTCGAAGACGTTATGTGTTGCTAGACCTTCGGTGATCGGCTTTATATAGCTGGCTAGAAACAACCCCCAAAATGGGCCAAAGGgatcgtcgtcgtcgtcgtgtGTGCTGGCATTCGAGGAGCAGAAGGGACGGGGACACGCTTCGTGTGCTGGCATGAGGGTTGCTCGGTACCGACCCTTCCGCTTCTTGAGACCGATCCTTATTGTTCGGGCGATTTCTTATTGTTGGCCCGGCACCCTTATCAAACGGGCCAGGGAGCAGGATCGCTGCCAGGATCGTGGGAAACACTTTCCTACTCGGTTTCTCACATCGACTCGCTCACCTGCCCGCAAAAAGCAGCCGAGCATGGCCATgagcatgggcatgggcatgggcatgggaaTTTGCAGAGCGAACAGCTGCCGTTTGTGCCGTTTCTAGATTTGTGTGTTATGATTTGACTATGGCAGGGCAGGGTGAGGGGCATAAGGATAATGAACTGCCTGCATTATGCCATCTCATCGGGATCCTCTGGGGTTCCCACGATAGCGAGGACCTCCGCCAGGGGTATGGGGATAAGGATAAGGACGAGGCGTTGCGTTGCGATTCCTCGACGACTTCCTGTTTACCGTTGGCATTCCAAATTGGATCGGGTTCGTGTTTGGTGGCAGAGGAAGGGACAAGGACAGCGGCATCCTGCACTTGTTGGTCGGCTGTTATGATCCTGTGGGAACATTGCTCGTGTGCGTCGAGTGTGCTTAATGTGTGTTCGACTTCCCGATCCCCCTGACCCGGCAGGacctctgcctctgcctctcCCTCTTCCTCCAACCGACATGTAAAAGGGGCCAGCGATGCTGATCCTGGAGCGCTGCTCGCGAGTGGCTCGCTATGGACACACTTTCGGCTGTAAGTTGCTCGCGTTCCAGGACCTTTGtaatggatggatggatggatgggtggtGCATTACAGGGATTTGTAAAGGGAGTGGGGAGTTCAATTGACTTGAGTTCAAGTGGAGAGTGTAAAGATATTTGTTATTTAGAAATatgaattattaacatttcaaGGAAATATAGCAATATTCACAAATCAGGCTAATTACATctgatttttaaatattttccagaaaagaaagaaagaaaataagaGGAAAGATAAGTTTTCTAACattttttaccacatttttatttcatttttgaaaaCGAGTGCTCGTTGACAATAAGAATAAACAGAATAAGTAAGCAAATCAAACGTATGGCACCCTCTTTTGTTAATAgtcccaaatatataatgCTTTTATAAATTCAGTTTATGTTCATTTTATTGTTCAAATGGCTTCATGGCTTATAGTTAATGTTGtaaagcaaaaatataattttaaagcaTACATAAAAATGTGTTCTTAATGATAATAATTGGAAGCTCGTTGGGGAAGCTCTTGCAAAGTTGATGAAATAATTTACAATGAATTAAATACGTGAATCAGTAAGCCTATGGGAgatcaaatacaaaatacgaaCTTAAGAACTATCACAGGAACATCACATCATATCAAATCAACTACCAGCTAAATACGATTCTGAGGCAAATGTTTACACTAGACCTTGGAAAACTTGGATGGTTTCTCAATGAAACTGAGTGGTAAAGCTATCAATGTTAATTGGTTGCGTATACAAGTATATGGAATGCCCTTCACCAGGGGCGCCAGACTTCTTCGCCATGATGGATATCCTCTTCTCGCGGAGATTTTGAGCGTTTTTGATCGGATAGATTTACTGGTTCGTCTTCCATATCGATGATTTCTTCTTCCTGCTTCATGTCCTTGAGCTGGTGACCCAATTGCTTCATCAGGTGGGTGCCGAATTTGAGATCCAGGCCGGGAACCGTGGAGAATATATGTGAGACTTCGTAGGCAGCCTGGGTGTATCCGGCCCGGAACTTGTCCAAGTTAACCTGGTCGGGTGCTGGGGATTGCGGATTGGCCActcgctgttgctgttgcgccTTCAAATAGTTAACGGTGAGTTCCAGGATGTCCGCTTTCTCCAGCTTGCTGACTTGCTCGCCCTGCGCATCCATGGTGTCCACAATGAGATCCTTAAGTTCGTCCAGATACAAGTTCATCCGGGCGCGTCTTTTGCGCTCCAGAAGGGGTTTGGTCACCTTGCGGTAATGTTGAGTCTTTGTCATAAATCTCTGACCCTGTACGGCCATTGTGTATTGTGGGTTTTGATTTGGTGTTGTGCCTTGTTTGTAAATAAAGTTGCGATGTTGCGAtgtcgctgctgccgctccGCACTGCACGGTAGTCACTTGAGAAATGATCTTGCCGCAAGGTAAGCTGATCCTTTTTGTAGCTGCTGGTGCCATACACTtgcgaaatcgaaatcgaaatcctCCCCTAACTGCCACCACGCACTGCGATCACAACGCTCCTACACGCCGACGATCACCACGAAGCATCAATCGGGTCACTCTCTGCTTGTGGCAAGATTCCCTCGGCGCTGCACGTGTGCAACATCAAAAAAATTGGATCGGGCGGAAGCCGCTGAGCCTCTCTTCTTGCACTGAAAACAATCTCTATGCTGTAGAAAACAGGGTTTAAGATATATACTTTGAAATAATCACATTTCAAGTATACAAGTTCAAAGCATACTTCCTGGGGgtaaaatgaaatcaaaaagtATCGCATGTGCCAAAAGTATatcaaacaaaagaaattcgttaaaatattcattattaatttaaagATTATTATTAGGCATTTTTGTGGATTAGTTACATTTTTAATCAAACCTGCATCAATCACTATCACTATTATGATAGTAGAATGCTTCAAAGTTATTTCCAGTGTGTTGACTAGGGCCCAATAACACGTTCTTCGGATCTTCGCCCGAGCTAGTAGCTCGCTCTCTTCGGGCGTCTCTCTTCCTCGTGCTGCTGCCGTGCGCCGGCGCAACAGTCTGAAGAAGGGTCTCCGAAGAAGAGCAGGAGGAAAGAGCCGAAGCAatcaaccaccaccaccaccagcagcgcaccacacgcacacacgacatgggcaacggcatcggcatcggcatcgacATGACCTCGACCTGCCTGCCAGCCATCCGTGCTCCCTGGTTCCCACTCCCCTCGAGAAAAGAGAGCCGTGCCCCATGCGTGCCGTCCTCACTTAAGCCAAAGAGCCAATCTCGTCGAGGCAGTGCCATTGTTGCACATGCGTGTGGGCTTCTGCTTGTGTGCGTGCAGCTACACGGGGGGAAAGGTTGTCTTATTTCCATTATACCGAAATATGAAAGATATCTTTCAATTCGGCAGAAATGTATTTGCTTTAAATGGGTTttatattagttttttttagacatactatttaaaataactaaaatataatTGGCTTATCTCTGCTATAAGAACAATACAAAATAACCAATTTAACGTACAACTATTAATTTATACATGTTTTCATTTCAGAGTGAgaattttcttgcagtgtgGCCTCTTCCCTTTTGGCGCACAGTCACACAGACCTCATTTCCTCTTTGGCGCGACATTGCGTTACACTTACGGGCACGGagcaccatcagcagcagcagcagcaaccaccaCCAACGGAACGGCACCACAGCACCACCCAGGCAAGCGGCAAGCAGCCGGTGCATGTGCATCGTGAGAAAGTGTACTGGAGACATTCCCACAAGTATTGGGATTGTGCCGCACTTCTGCTGCCGGTTGCCCGGTTGCCTCGCCCTCGGCTTCGGCCTCGTCCTCGGTCAGCTGTGACACTTGTTTGGCGCATTTTGCGAGATTGGGCATTCGGATTGGGCCATTGACGAAATCCACCTGCCCCAAGGGTGAGTTTCAGTTCAAATGCAAGACCAGGGGTCGCTGCAATCGCAGCCATGAAATCGAGAAGTTAACAAACAGTGCAGCCAGGCACCGGCGACATTTGCTGACATCTGATGGCACTGATTTCGTACATTTCGTACAGTTCGTTTCCAGTTTTCTTCGTGGGGGAGGTTTCTGAGATCATCAGCGTGGCAATGTTTTGATATGGGTTTTGGGACGACTTAAGGAAGACAACCATATGCAAAAACAGGGATTTCAATTGCGCCAATTTCCATGAGGGTGAAGATTTTAAAAGAGGGATAAACTGTTGACAATGATGAATCATCCTGCTCATGGAAGTGGATGAGGCGGATCAAGGATCGTAAAAAAAAGCAGAATAATTGTTCAGAATTGTAATCGTTCCCAATAAAAGAAACGTGCtgatatttaataaacattttaattgaaagtaTATTAATTTGTTCGATATTCTTGTACATTGATAAATTTGGGACATTAACATTTCATAAATATCTTCAAGTGGCTGTAATTTACAAAGATACATATTCGTTTAATACACATAtagcaacacacacatatacatttagattaataataatgtataGAATCCAGTTCCATTTTTCGCTCATCTAGTTTAAAAAAACACTCTTGTTTAATGCGGATAACGCCAAATACAGTTTAAAATCCATGTGCTAGAAAGTAAGTGTAACGTACTAATTTGCttcatttattgtttaataagAGGTACAAATGTGTAACGTTcgtaagtttttattttggttcgATTCATTTCGCTTATCAATTCTATTTCGATTAAAATCTTTGTTTGtgcttaaaactaaattatatttaaagcgGACTGGGTCGTTTTTAAGCTTAAACTCGATTAGTTTTTGGTGTTTTAGAAATTTATTGGAAAATGTGCTGCTGAAATAAATTAGTAAGGACTAATGAGAGGTGAACttggtttttaaaataaaattatatagaatagaaaaaaaaaataaatgccatCTGATACATTTGCTGCGGGGAGATTCATCTATAATACAAAGTAATGCTAACGACATGTGCAACATGCCGTCTTCTTAAAGCTTTAAGTTATTCTTGTTCTTGTATTCGTTTCGTTTGATTTTGCCTTTAATCGCTTTCATGGTTAACTCCGTTTCGCCTGGTCGCGGTCATCCTTTGAGGAACTGGTAGACTTGGTGTGCCTACTTGCGTTGTGGGTTGCAAACATTAAAATGTACATTCGGTaatcgtttaaaaatatttccgCTCGATATCTTCATCTACGTTACAGTATCCTCGATCCACTCCTTTCTACACATACAATTATATACATTCTGTTTTCATACATCGGTTCACGCGTTCATTTCCTCCTTTCGCATTCAGTGGTCATCGCTTCTGGACAttctatacatacatacatatatatatatataaatattctatgATTTTGTACGACATTCTGTGGGGGTTTTCACGTTCTCTAAAAGCACTTTTTAAACAGATTTAGGAAACGCATTACTTTTGCGATAAGTGTGGTACGTCTAGTGCGCGGGTTTGTAGTTGTTATTCATGCAGCTGAAAGTAAGA from Drosophila santomea strain STO CAGO 1482 chromosome 3R, Prin_Dsan_1.1, whole genome shotgun sequence includes:
- the LOC120452097 gene encoding enhancer of split mdelta protein — its product is MAPAATKRISLPCGKIISQVTTVQCGAAAATSQHRNFIYKQGTTPNQNPQYTMAVQGQRFMTKTQHYRKVTKPLLERKRRARMNLYLDELKDLIVDTMDAQGEQVSKLEKADILELTVNYLKAQQQQRVANPQSPAPDQVNLDKFRAGYTQAAYEVSHIFSTVPGLDLKFGTHLMKQLGHQLKDMKQEEEIIDMEDEPVNLSDQKRSKSPREEDIHHGEEVWRPW
- the LOC120454307 gene encoding LOW QUALITY PROTEIN: uncharacterized protein LOC120454307 (The sequence of the model RefSeq protein was modified relative to this genomic sequence to represent the inferred CDS: inserted 2 bases in 1 codon; deleted 1 base in 1 codon); translated protein: MTSTCLPAIRAPWFPLPSRKESRAPCVPSSLKPKSQSRRGSAIVAHAVASSLLAHSHTDLISSLARHCVTLTGTEHHQQQQQQPPPTERHHSTTQASGKQPXCMCIVRKCTGDIPTSIGIVPHFCCRLPGASPSASASSSVSCDTCLAHFARLGIRIGPLTKSTCPKGEFQFKCKTRGRCNRSHEIEKLTNSAARHRRHLLTSDGTDFVHFVQFVSSFLRGGGF
- the LOC120452405 gene encoding enhancer of split mgamma protein translates to MSSLQMSEMSKTYQYRKVMKPMLERKRRARINKCLDELKDLMVATLESEGEHVTRLEKADILELTVTHLQKMKQQRKHKRASGDESLTPAEGFRSGYIHAVNEVSRSLSQLPGMNVSLGTQLMTHLGQRLNQIQPAEKEALPVTAPLSVHIANRDAYSVPISPISSYAGSPNSNTSSTSHSLLTTIDVTKMEDDSEDEENVWRPW